The genomic window aaaaaatttacatgaaAAAGTAGTGAAAAAATTCTTTGCATAAACTATCTCATAATAAGCCAatgaattatacaaaaaaaataaaataaaaataaaaaatgttataatcaagaaattgtttttttttttttacgtaaacctaaatatataaaagaactCTCTAATTCGTTCAACCAATATGATGCTAATGAGTACAGTATTTACTAATATGTCaaacatgaatataatattataataaataattaattcttattactTGCATTGTTATGAAACAGATATTGCTGATTTTGAATACTAATCatgacatattaatttattattattattattgataagcaACAACTTAGCTGGCATAATAATACAGCTAAGTAATAGATTTGTCAACATATGCATAACATATCTTTACTTACATTACTAAAAATAGAGTTGGAATATGTAAATTAGTTTGTAATGCTAAGgacaattgtaattataatgaaataattatattttataattaaaatcttattaaataatgacaatgacaaaaaaaaattatatcaaatcaaacattgagaaaaaaaaatactgtactCTAGAGGTAGAGGAGAAGAGGAGTATAGGTTTTTTAATGGTTcttttcttagtttttatgCTTCTTTGAGGCGTCCACCGTCACCTTCAGATACATACCGCTTACGAGCCGAtgctctaaaaataatataattattaatatgacataatatttaaataattgatattaattaatattattaccttgtTGGTATTTTACGCAACACTTCTCTTTCTAAAAATCCAGCATTGATGCACATATCCAAAAAACGTTCAAGGACAGCAGATGCTAATGGGACATCAATAGATATATCATCCAGAACATCAAACACTCTATCAAaaccctaaaaaaaattataaattgaataagcTTTAtgctaattagtaattttttaagttattttgtcATACTTTATTCATCATTTCAggggttataataatagcatcATATAACGCTTTAAGTAACTTGCACATAGATATTTCGGTATGAGTATTCATAGCTTCAATAACATCAACAACAGcctataaatgaaatttagatcataaaattaactataatgcATTACAagtgattttacaatattgatattttaagaaaatattacgaACCTCATAAACAAGTTCATGATGGAAATGTGGTACTTCCAATTCCAAAATACACCTAATGGCTTCTTGCAAATCACCTGAACATAAGTATTCATCCAAAAGCATGTTCATTTGTCTCACAAGATACTGTACTGGCCTTAAACTACCACCAACACCCCAAACATTATCAAGTCTAGTCAATCCATGTTTTATATTCAACAAGTTGTGGGCTTTTATCAACGCTTGACTGAAAATAAAAGACAaagtacattaattaattgatgtcACACAATTGGTTACACTATGTTCACTTACTTAGCTAAATCACTATAGTTTTTCTCTTTGAAGAAGTCTATAATCTTAGGTGGGAGACAGTCATCCGCGATGGTTCTGGCTAAGAAACAGCCAACAACAATAGGAGCATCGGGAGTATCAAGAATGAGATCAGGAAGATTACCCAAAATGACATCAAAGCCTTGGGCTATTTCTTTTTGCTTGATTAAACGCCCATATAAATCAGATAACAAGATAGATGTCATCTCTCTTTGTGATGGTTTGTGCTCGAGAGCTACTTCAACGGAAACTTGagttatctaaataaatatgaaaattaaaaagcatgttttattaatattgaaaaatataacactaacCAAGTGCCATTTGCTAACTATGTTTAGCTCGCTTAATGTCATTGCTGCTTCATCAGTATCACCATGTTCATAATACTcaagaatattaaatgtaatggaattctgaaaaaaattcaaaatattaagaaatgaaAGGAAGTAAAAATGGATGCAAGGTTGTTGATCTTATAGTGAGAATAATTGCTTCTTGGTTtctaaaattagaatattgaattgtaaacataatttacataCTATGTAATTACATAAGTTAAGtacgtataattaattataattactttgaGGTCTTCATCAGATGATTCTGGAGTGATTTCtcgtaacacaatattatcatcatccaACAAATCACTATCATAATTAGGATCCTTCATATCAATAGCGGCATCCAAATCACTTTCTTCACCTAACTTTCCCCAAACGCCTTTACCACCAGCACcgcctaaaaacaaaaaaaaatacatagataaatatatattgtaaattgtaccTAACacaggtataaaaaatattgtattgcataaattataagaaatattaatataaaaattattgtccattttctatttatatgtataagataattgttactttgaaaaaattgttcatcTATTGTGTATTATGAACCTAATTTTGAAGTGTTTACAGCATATCCCAAACTATACTCTACCCAGCAAAAGAAAACACAAATTCAGAGTATTCTCCCCTAATTATTAAGACTGGTTCCAAGATGGGATGCATAAAAGAACCAATATTTATTAGGCCACAAAGAACTCTTTCACTGGATAAAATATGAACAGGAATAACCATAAGTTTATTTGTAACTAAATTACAGATATAAGAAATCATTGTCTCATagagaaacatttttatatttttctagtaaaatatttatgtacctatataggtaaacaaattaaattaaatatattcagcAATGCTATGCTAttggaaatatttaatcatcttAGACCCTGAAATAGAATATaactaatgttttaaaaatatattttgataaatttaatatctaacttatctaattataaactttgataaagacaatgttttaaaaaataaaatctagtaacatatacctacgtcataatttcatttaaatgcattttaatatttatcatctgaatgtttttaagttgaatttaattttattcataattaaacaAGCATATCTCTCTACAAATTGAGATAATTAACAGATTAaagttatctattatttatttgaactttTACTGAAGACCttcaatagattaaaaaaaaaacaggttataattcaatatatttttttttaattttccctATCAttctattataactttaaaatgtacaatgtctgaatacaaaaattatcaataatttattgttattaatagttataattattgaagtcTATAATATTTGACGTCATTGATGCTTATTTTATTGACCCTTATAAttaccaaataatttaatgaaaaaaaaaaaatgataaacagTATggaaactatataggtacaatattaaaatgttaaggtttttttttttaaaaaatattaatatttaattcacttTCAAGGAAATAAATTCCATATAAACTACCTACAAGGTATACCTAACATGTGTTacaataagaattataatattagacttATTTGTTCAGAAGTGTAGTTGAATTGTTTTGtctaaatctatttataaattctgtttcgtacatatacatacatttgaaAGTTAGATTATGCCAAATGGATGTAATACCTAAGCGACTATATATAGTATccactaatattaaaaacggtTTTGAGTTCCAACTATACCAAACGGTCGTTTAAAACCACACGTTCGACACCAACAGCAGACGAGACAGGTCACACCAAACACACGACATCCAAACCTAAGGACGGATCATACGATTCATACGGTCTTCATTCGAGTCTCCAAGAAGCACATGGTCATGATGTGTGCATTACCTACTACGTGACGTGTAAATGACATCATATTAATACACAAAACATTCGTGCCGGATAACCGAACAACGGAAAAATGTTTACCTTTTTTGATTTCTCCTCTCTTGGTGAAACCGTTCCTGGACTTTCTGTTGTTCTTCCAGCGCCTCTTGAGTTGAACCACAGTGGCGGTGCCGCCATGTCCGTTGACGATGCCGCTGTCCCGGGATAGGGACTTGGCCAGCCGTTTGGCCTTGCGCTTGACGCGCATCTCCACAGACGTCGGGTCCACAGCCTTGTCCGAATAGTCGCTGTCCCCGGTGATGGTACAACCGTTGATCACCTCGGACGCTACGACGTCGATGACAGCATCGTCGACTTCGGCCATGGCGTCGGCTTTTCGGTTATTATCGACACCGTTCGAACTTCTATAAGGTACCGGCGTGACACCACGCTGTACTCGTACTCGGCAGGGTCGATGAGGTAGATGGGTTAGGCGTGTGCGTCGAGTCTTTTCAGCGGATCAGACGAGAATCGCGTTCgcaaaacgtataaaaaacgaaatattacAACATGTAAAACAATGCTTGTAAGACTAGAAAAAACTAGAGAAAAATTTGGCCCGGTATAAAGGATTTGGTATGTATGGATACAACGATGGCGGACAGACAATGCGCTCGGAACCGACGGTGACGATGATGTGTGTGGTGGGTAAAAAGCCGATATGACGATGGGGTCCGCCGATACGCAAAAGCAAAACCGCCGCTTCCAGACTGAATTGCGCAGTTGACGAACGGGGCGCTCCGATTGGCCACAGCTGTGAGTCTGatgtaaacaataacaatgtaCAGGCATCAAGGTCGGCCGCGCTCGATGCCGGCAAGCGCTGGAAACAAGGAGGTTCCAATATTTGGACGCGTCGGCGTCGCGCTTCGTGCGTGTGCGTGCGCAAGTGCGTAAAGTGCGTAGTAGAAAATAACATTTCGTCCCGCCCCGCCGGACCTTCGCCGTCGGCGACGATGATGATGCGGAGGGGCACCGCACCGTGAACGCAGAGAGTGCGCGTGCGCGAACACTCGAACGTGTCTACATCGCCGGCGTTCggtgttgttgttattattatatatttattttgttatttttgttgaagCTATCGTTTAAAAACAACCGCCGCCGGCACGTCAACCAACGCAAATCGCTATTCGTTGTCGCCCTTTCGGACAACCTGCAGTCGCCACTcatgatatatttatctaacattaaaatatttgtaattgttataatataatatcattaccgTACTTGATACTTCtgcatttgatattattattataccgttcTTCAGTGGTATTATGGcccataactattttttataaatataatattatataacgcgTTTTATAACTCGTTTACACGTGACATTTTGTAGTTGTCAGTttcatcacaataatattgtcgtcATGTACGTTAattaacgattaaaaaaaaaaaataatgcgttattttagacaaataataaaattattatttatctgtaaTATCGCAATGATGCTCACAGGCCACAGCTGCACAACTACGTGACGTGACGTGATGTAGCGATGTGGCGTTTGTATATAGgaggtatacctactatagaaCTAAATAAACGAGTATTATGtgcatttaactaaattaataaatattgtgaacaAAAaccttactttttttttttagtgtgtgTACAcgataacttgtcgaaatattacttaaatttaaaacttcaggggtggtttccggtagcaaataaaatatccttGGTGAATTATAAAGATCAAAAATAAGCAGTTTTCAAAAGCATcggaaaaaaaacactaacaAATTATGGATAAACGGGAAATTTTACGCTAAACCTGCAGGATAGTTTTCGTcaatatcgatttttttatattgttgtaactcaaaaacgaacCACTgttaatacttgaaattttcacaaaatgtttatattagtgttctATCTTCTAGGTATGTACACagtaaaaacgaaaaacgattctgaacggagatgatttgtcagcctaggatatatttttcactgtAGGGttgtgaaaaaggtggtttatgttttaaattatttttaatgaaatgaaTACCCCAAAATTGAATCATATATACAGCAGAAAATGCCAATATTTATACCAGTTGTTTAACTGGTGTATGTTTCAATTGTCTACGactattaatagtaatttttaactataataaaaatctaaagtaatttgatagtaaatcgttatttcaagagtgaattttggatttcgtaaaaatttaaacttataatacaatttttttttaatttaccaacagtcaatttcttttataataattgtaagtcaaacttatagaaaatattgtattaaatattcaattcttagctacttataaaaaatgtttatacctttttaactacaaaataatttacaaatagtcatggttttgacgagtttgttaatttttgaacttcaaaaacttattttaaaaaatcactaatttaagtgtattataaatttttgaattataaaaagactaacttatgaggaactttgtattaaattttgaagtattttgaCTAATTCAACAAGCTATCGTGAACACTGAaaacaacacacacacacacacacaccattgtaaagccaatacattcatcactccgttcagaatctaaaaccaaaaagaaaaatatatataatagataaatactaaaatacgtCAATTATTGCAATAACGAAACTTAATCTAAAACTATTATCTGTATGACATTTTtgaatacagtatattataaaacatctttgtaaaaactacaataatttataactagatgtattacaataataatattattaatagttggtactagataaataatgtatgtgaTACTGATACATACGacgaaattaaatcaatagataaaaacaagtgaaacaattattattgttgggtGAACGAGAAAGAACCGTATTTTCGTAACGACAATATAATCGGCTCTATTCTAAATAGTTCTCAAAGTATAATTTCGAAAAAACTAGGGGTGGTGGGaacgaatatttttgttatcggGTGAACCGAATAACTTCTGCTCCGCGATTCtgatgttttataatgttataaccaGAATTAAAAACACTGGatctattttactatttattcgGAAATGTAACTACCAGTCTACCACATTTGCCATTTTGTAGATGAATACATGAAGTAATGTAGTCGTTGAACGGTTAATTTTTTggcaaataataacaaattgaagTTCATACTATTGCGAtggtttaaattgtatgtattaattattgaaatacaataatatatttgtaggaACTAGGAAATATACActgacataattaataatagaaatatttataataataaatacctattatctatttcaatttatagagcaggattattattgtactggGTGATccatttaatacaaaacattcattatttaaaaaaactatagcgTATTAACTTAAGTACATAACTTTGAGTTGTTATAAACCAAAattgttctaaaaaaattaatatttttactatttacttatCGTTGCCGTTTTTTAACGACATTGTGCATTTTAAATGccaaagcaaaatattttttagaatactttggtacttaaaaaatttttgacgagaaatgtataagtatacaattttaaaattcggATTGATGAAGTGGTGTACTatgcgtacataatattatataggaccCCGCAAAATGTTGGTCCTtctatctaaattttaaatattaatatactaatttgtctaatcaattaattgtctgacattttatttttatagatcaaaacatttcaaataatattctgcttattggaatataaaatgcaatttgTAAGTTGTCAATAAAAAGAGTAAAAATCTTGAATaacgatgaaaatataatttgcttccaaaaatgttgtacgacgattaaaaatatagagttttctgaaataatgaatttctTATGTCAATTGTACCACcccgtataatatatgtataccatagtctacattttacattatatattatatcaatgatattatgtacaattattactaataatttataatattgataattgatacacgcgataacaatattaacaaatataaaataataatgtttgcaTGATTTATCGAATATGTTTTGTTGTTTCAACTGTTACGTCAgttaaaagatatttaaaaacataatatgcgtaacttttaaatgtaattatattatatttaataataaattagtaaattatctatgtaaaaataaaattatataggtacttacctaaAACAGTAACATTACGATTACTTActacatcataatttatagtatatatactatataggttttAGGTATTAAACtactattatacttacctattggctattataaGTCTCAATTCACTAGTTTACTGAATAAAGCTATTTATCCATGTGTATGTACAGATGTCAGacagtatacatacatacggTTTACacgtcttataaaataatctatgaattatgatacattataatattatatagtattgttatttattaataattatcatatatttaaattaaattaaacatttatataattattattattatcttattaaaactaataaaacaattctgCATTAATATTCTAAGGTTGTGAAGTCTAAAAAAtcgttattgaaaatttattatgttttaataatgtatagattactatttttgtatacgtgtatagtttacaaattataaaaaaatccatacacgttttctaaataaaatatacggaTGTAAGTATGTAATTTGATGTCTTAGTGTTCTAATGCGAATGACtgtggaaaaaaaaagtaaaaacgatGTACTGcagcatattaatatttaaccttGGCAAGAAAAAAATGACCGAAGTAACTAGACGAGTATATAGACGTGCAATTGTTGTATAATTCAGGTTgccaaaatgttgaaaattatacatatattatataggtaaaataaattataactaactaGTTGCCCGATCTTCCTccggaaaaaataatttttttataattcaatttaaaaacataagacTATTTTTTggctatatagataatattataatatattacatattgtaatttttgttattgctaatttctgaaaattatatatcctACATTTAGAATTCAACCACTGGAGtggtaaattttattcttttcatTATAGAACAGAGATaaggtagaaaaaaatattataagttgtattaattgtatatttaataataaaaatcggaGAACTCGCTCTTTGTATAGTAGATGTTGAGCTTACTAGTCATGGAGTTTAATGTGGAAACTATATTACTGTAAAAGacgtattaaattcaaatttgtattcaatcataaaatgataaatcgcATTGTATACGAAGAAAACGATTTTGATCAGTTAATTAGCCTATTTATTTCTACaagaatatttatcattacttattattatataaactactaATTcagtaatacctatataacgtAGCTTTGTCAAAAATACCtatgatgattttaaaattatttctatcaggtaaagaaaaagaaatagtaataaatgaataaattgatattacctcaatatattgtacagcagcaaataattttttcatatttatgagtctattattttttatttattttaatgtacatttatcattattatattttttattacaatatctttatgttaattatcattttttaaatatgctttTTCTTGCCTATTATTCGCACAGATTctagctattattataataattattttccaataatttattaacacaaaatttCGTTTTGTTGATgttaatcttaaatttaaacttttgatGGATTCAATTGAGGTTTTCATTTGTGGTTATTGTCATATTGGAAAGCTTGGTTAATTAGTCAGATCTAaggtaaaatgttataaactcACCTTCTATCCCCagaaaattgtgcctatgatCTAATagggatatattatatctattaggtttttatagtgaatttaaagaatatttcaaTGAAACCACTTGTTGAACGTTTAAAATctgttatttgtaaattatatttattgttcatttttgTCTAGTTGAAGGTATTAGATAATTTTCTTTTGGAGCTAATATAATTGAACCAAAATATATCCAAGTACTGTATTCAATCCATCGCACTACAGCAGGTTATTACTTCTcctataaatagatttaagaTGTCCCTATAACATAAAGTcgggtaaaatatataattatttaatatttgcgatttgtttttttgtagaaattagtttaatctattgatatatattattgtcatatacGTCGTGCCAGGGCTTGacgtataaaataggtacctcgGTTTCCAATTCCCAAACCGTCAAATTAGTTAAATCGACACCTGCGGTAAGAGCTGACTCAACCAATCTTCAGTGACCACGATAACGAGTATTGGACAaagaatagttaaataaaattccacGGGGACACAgggtttatactttatagtttataacttTAACTTTATGGTTGCTTTATTCTCGAAAAACTGTGACCATGATAACGGGATTGgtagaaaaatgaaatattacagCGTCTTGCTATTTTTACTAGTGTTTTTCTCGCTACAAACGCCTTAGTGCGTACTTCGAGATAAATTACTCCAAAGAAGTATATGCCCTTTTACAAAAgcgaacaaatattttattaacatcaacaaaaatataataaataaaaactggaaaataatattaaaattgaatggtTGTTAGCTGTAACACACTACACACCACGACTACCTGATCGCTTCGCTGTCCTTGTTGCCGCCGCctcattcattattaaattttgttaactgGGCATTTGTTGGTCACTTAGTCCCCGCTCCATTTAGAATACTTTTCGGATActattgtattacaataagaacatatatattagtattatatattatcatattattatgttattacagtaatattataagtactgaTAGTAGACAAACTATTTTCGTTCAtatagaatcgtttttcgtacctatacaattgtattgatcattaaattctaatttaacatATCTAATGATCATTACACTATTACTCAATGACATCATGGCTCATTCAACACTTTCTATACCTACAGCAGAGCGATTTACTCAGGTTTTTTTAGTTCGATTGGGTGCTTCGGTAAATTCTTACAAACAAATGGAattgtataattcaaattttaaaatgtataatgtgttgAATTCATTGAAATATGCAGCAACAGCCAacaaccaaataaaaaaaaatatatatatacataattaataaaaaaaaatttaacaggaAAATCTATGagatatgtaaaattatacacattcaaatttcaaatgacCTCAtgtaataatagatttattttgcttgctaatatattttacaataaataaaaaaattatgcaattGATATACGATCTGAATCTTGAATTAAtgagcaataaaaatatttcatacttgtataaatataaatattataatttataattaatatttaatagttaatactaattatatcaaaaaacgttaatttttaaaccactCTTGACTTATAGACTTCACTCGTGAAGGAGtgcaaaaaaatcaataacaaataaaataaaataaaatcttttcaTATCATTACACTTAGAAAACTAATTCACTAATTCTCCTATTcttccatattattaattattatattgtgaattaaCTGACAAAATGACAAAATGCTGCAAAAAActgtatgaattatatattatttaatatttagaagtCGAATGGTTCAATAAACGATTCCAAATCGTATATCGTTTCATCCAAATCTAACTTAtcattcatataaatttatgataaattcatcaattttctgattttttctTGTTATGAACTTTTATTAACTTGTCACGTATTTTCACACGCATTATGTgtattgtttcaattttttatatagattgtatattagataaatacatatattttttttaaaaaaccttttttactcttatatacataatgacaatatttatattatatattagatctaatataatatataatatacaatttataatatggttattgaGTGGTATTTTAATACCTTAAAAATTAAGCGTCAATATAGGTAGAATGTACATTAATGCACATAAATG from Aphis gossypii isolate Hap1 chromosome 1, ASM2018417v2, whole genome shotgun sequence includes these protein-coding regions:
- the LOC114122789 gene encoding programmed cell death protein 4; amino-acid sequence: MAEVDDAVIDVVASEVINGCTITGDSDYSDKAVDPTSVEMRVKRKAKRLAKSLSRDSGIVNGHGGTATVVQLKRRWKNNRKSRNGFTKRGEIKKGGAGGKGVWGKLGEESDLDAAIDMKDPNYDSDLLDDDNIVLREITPESSDEDLKNSITFNILEYYEHGDTDEAAMTLSELNIVSKWHLITQVSVEVALEHKPSQREMTSILLSDLYGRLIKQKEIAQGFDVILGNLPDLILDTPDAPIVVGCFLARTIADDCLPPKIIDFFKEKNYSDLANQALIKAHNLLNIKHGLTRLDNVWGVGGSLRPVQYLVRQMNMLLDEYLCSGDLQEAIRCILELEVPHFHHELVYEAVVDVIEAMNTHTEISMCKLLKALYDAIIITPEMMNKGFDRVFDVLDDISIDVPLASAVLERFLDMCINAGFLEREVLRKIPTRASARKRYVSEGDGGRLKEA